The genomic segment ACTTCTAAGTTTTTCAATGCCATCTTTTTATCTAGCACTTGTGTTGGTTTTAGTTTTTTCCATAAAATTTGAACTTTTTCCAATAGCTGGACTTCATAGTGTACCAGATGATGGAAGTTTAAATTACTATTTAGATTTTGCTTGGCATTTAGCACTTCCTATATTTATAATAGTTTTTGGTGGAATTGGAAGTTTGATTTTATATATAAGAGCATTAACAATTGAGATTTTAAAAAGTGATTATATATTTTTTGCACGAACTAGAGGATTAGATAATAAAAAGATTTTAAGATACTATATTTTGCCAAACTTATATCCACCAGTTATTACACTTTTGGGGCTTTCACTTCCTGGAGTTATTGGTGGAAGTGTAATTTTAGAGACAATATTTTCAATAGATGGAATGGGACTTCTGTTTTATCAAAGTGCTTTAAGTCATGACTATCCAGTAATTATGGGAATACTTATAATTGGAGCATTTTTAACACTTATTGGAAATATGTTTGCTGATTTAGTTTTATTAAAATTAAATCCAAACTACAATGAAAAATAATTAAAATTTTTAAAGGAATATATATTGCAAATAGTTAAAACTATAGAAGAGTTACAAAATATTAGAAAAAATTTAAGTGGTAATATTGGTTTTGTACCAACAATGGGTGCTTTGCATGATGGACATATTTCACTAATAAGAAAAGCTAAAGATGAAAATGAAGTTGTAATCGTATCTATTTTTGTAAATCCAACTCAATTTTTAAAAGGTGAAGATTTAAATAAATATCCACGAAAAGAAGAAGCTGATATAAAAATTTGTCAAATGTGTAAGGTTGATTATCTTTTTATGCCAAAGATTAATACTATATATGAAAAAGATGAAATTTTAATAAAAGCACCACAAAATAGCTATGTACTTGAAGGAAATACAAGACCTGGTCATTTTGATGGTGTTTTACAAGTTGTTTTAAAACTATTTAATCTTACCCTTGCAACAAATGCATACTTTGGGAAAAAAGATGCGCAACAACTATCACTTATACAACAAATGGTAAAAAATCTATTTTTGCCTATAAATATTGTTGCTTGTGATATTGTAAGAGAAAGTAGTGGATTAGCACTTAGTTCAAGAAATGTATATTTAAGTTCTGAACAAAAAGAAGAAGCACTCAAAATCTCAAAATCAATATATATGGCTGGAAACCTAATAGCAAAAGGTGAAAGAGATTCAAAAATAGTAAAAGATAAAATCTATGAAGTTTTAGAAAATCTTGATGTTGAGTATGTAAAAGTCGTAGATAAAAGATTTGAGGAAATAGAAAAAATAGAGCCATCAAATACAATAATTCTAGTTGTTGTTAGATTTGGAAATATAAGGCTTCTTGATAATATTTGGATGTAAATTAATTCTTAAAAAAGGTAGTTTTAACTACCTTTTTAAAAATCTTGCTATCTCTTTATTATTTTTATCAAAAAATATTAAAGTATCTTCTTCTATTTTATAAGTTGTTACTTTATCTAAAACTTCCAAATAATCATGTTCTACACTCATATCAGAACACATCATCATAGTACTACCTACTTTAGAAATATTAATATTGTTTGGTTTTATATCAACTTTTCCAAAAAAACTATTGCAACCTAAATTTCCAAAAACTTTATTCTCTTTTTCAAAATTTATAATAGCAACTTTTTCAACTTTTTTTATATCTTTTTTATTTAAACTCTTAAGTTCCCACTTTGTATTTTTTAAAACTTGATTACTATTTGCTGTCTCTAATCCTTTTGTTGAGCTACAAGAGTTTAAAGCTAAGCCTAAAATAAGTATCAAAATAGTCAAAAAGAAATTTGATTTTTTAAACATATTTTTCTCCTAAATTTTATTTCAAGTTTTATAATACTATTTTTGTACTTATTAATTTATATAAATGCAAAACTTAGCTAAAATCTTTAAAAAATTTATAAACAACGGATAAGATTAGATGAAATTTAGTGAAGAAAAACCAAAGAAAAAACTGCATATGGTAAGCCTTGGATGTACAAAAAATTTAGTTGATAGTGAAGTAATGTTAGGAAAACTAAAAGACTATGAACTAACAGATGATGAAACTCAAGCTGATTTAATAATAGTAAACACTTGTGGATTTATAGATAGTGCAAAAGAAGAGAGTATAAATACAACTTTAAACTTACATAATGAAAGAAAAAAAGATTCTGTTTTGGTTATGGCTGGATGTTTAAGTGAAAGATATAAAGATGATTTACAAAAAGAGCTTACTGAAATAGATATTTTCACAGGCGTTGGAGATTATGACAAAATAGATAGATTAGTTCATGAAAAAAGAAGTAGTTTTTCAAATGAGGTATTTTTAGCAAGCGAAGAAAATGATAGAGTAATAACTGGCTCAAACTATCACGCTTATGTAAAATTAAGTGAAGGTTGTAATCAATCTTGCTCATTTTGTGCTATTCCTTCATTTAAAGGAAAACTTCACTCAAGAACTCTTGAATCTTTAATAAAAGAAGTTAATATTTTAGTAAAAAAAGGCTTCAAAGATTTCTCTTTTGTATCACAAGATTCATCTTCATATTTACGAGATTTAGAACAAAATGATGGATTAGAGCAATTAATTGATGCTGTTGAAAAAATAGATGGAGTAAAGACAGCCCGAATTTTATATCTATATCCAAGTACAACAACACACAATTTAATAGATAAAATTGCTGACTCAAAAGTTTTTGTAAACTATTTTGATATGCCACTTCAACACATATCTTCTAATATGCTAAAAATTATGAAAAGAGGAAAAGGTGCTGAAAAGTTAATTGAACTCATGAACTATATGAAATCAAAACCAAACTCTTTTGTAAGAACAACTTTTATAGCTGGACATCCAGGAGAGAGTGAAGATGATTTTCTTGAACTTTGCAAATATGTAAAAAATTTTGGTTTTGATAGAGGAAATGTTTTTTCATATTCAGATGAAGAAGGAACATCAGCAGAAACTAGAGATGATAAAATTGAGCAAGAGTTAATAGATGAAAGAGCTTCTATTTTAGGAGAAATTATCTCAAAAACCACTCTTAAATCTTTAGAAAATGATATTGGAAAAACTTTTGAAGTTTATGTTGATGGAGAAAGTGATGAACACGAATACCTTTTAAGTGCTAGAAAAACTCTTTGGGCACCCGAAATTGATGGAGAAATTTATATAAATGATAATGAAGGTAACCTTCCAATAGTTTTTGGAGAAATCTATGAAGTAGAAACAACTGAATTAGCTGGTGATAAACTTCTAGCAAAGATTTTAAGAAAAGTATAAAATATATTATGATTTTTGATTTTAGTAAGATAAAAAATAGTAAAAATCTTCTAGCTTTTTCAGGTGGAGTTGATAGTAGCGCTCTTTTTTTCTTACTTTTAAATCACAAAATTGATTTTGATATTGCAATTGTAAATTATAATACAAGAGAACAATCAAAAGATGAAATAGAATATGCTTTAAATTTAGCAAAAAAATATGAAAAAAAAATATTCATTAAAGATATTAAACTAGAAAACAGTTCAAACTTTGAAAAAAATGCAAGAGATATAAGATATAGTTTTTTTGAGCAAATTATAAAAGAAAATTCTTATGAAACTCTCATAACAGCTCACCAACTAAATGACCGCTTAGAGTGGTTTTTAATGCAACTATCAAAAGGTGCTGGACTGGTTGAACTTTTTGGAATAAAAGAGTTTGAAGAAAAAATAGATTACACAATTTTTCGTCCTCTTTTAAATATAAGTAAAGATGAGTTAGAAAAATATTTAAAAGAGAATAAAATAAAATATTTTATAGATAGTTCAAATATAGATGAAAAATACAAAAGAAACTACTTTAGACACAACTTTTCAGATAAATTTTTAAATGAGTTCAAAAGTGGAATTAAAAATAGTTTCTCTTTTTTAGAAAATGATTTAAACTCTTTAAATCTTAAATTAAATCCTATAATAACTCTTGAAGAGTTAGAAGTTTTTGAGAAATTAAAAGATGATAATCTAAATCTTAGAGTTATTGATAAATCTTTAAAAAAAAGAGGTGTTTTATTAAGTAAAAAACAAAGAGATGAGATAATAAAACAAAAAGAGATCACAATCTCACACAAAATAAATATTGCAATTACTAAAAAATATATCCTAATAGCTCCAAAAGTAAAAATGATATTGCCAAAAGAGTTTAAAGAAGTTTGTAGAATTCAAAAAATCC from the Aliarcobacter cryaerophilus ATCC 43158 genome contains:
- the tilS gene encoding tRNA lysidine(34) synthetase TilS gives rise to the protein MIFDFSKIKNSKNLLAFSGGVDSSALFFLLLNHKIDFDIAIVNYNTREQSKDEIEYALNLAKKYEKKIFIKDIKLENSSNFEKNARDIRYSFFEQIIKENSYETLITAHQLNDRLEWFLMQLSKGAGLVELFGIKEFEEKIDYTIFRPLLNISKDELEKYLKENKIKYFIDSSNIDEKYKRNYFRHNFSDKFLNEFKSGIKNSFSFLENDLNSLNLKLNPIITLEELEVFEKLKDDNLNLRVIDKSLKKRGVLLSKKQRDEIIKQKEITISHKINIAITKKYILIAPKVKMILPKEFKEVCRIQKIPQNMRAYIFSKNILEELKLSF
- a CDS encoding META domain-containing protein, whose amino-acid sequence is MFKKSNFFLTILILILGLALNSCSSTKGLETANSNQVLKNTKWELKSLNKKDIKKVEKVAIINFEKENKVFGNLGCNSFFGKVDIKPNNINISKVGSTMMMCSDMSVEHDYLEVLDKVTTYKIEEDTLIFFDKNNKEIARFLKR
- the panC gene encoding pantoate--beta-alanine ligase — protein: MQIVKTIEELQNIRKNLSGNIGFVPTMGALHDGHISLIRKAKDENEVVIVSIFVNPTQFLKGEDLNKYPRKEEADIKICQMCKVDYLFMPKINTIYEKDEILIKAPQNSYVLEGNTRPGHFDGVLQVVLKLFNLTLATNAYFGKKDAQQLSLIQQMVKNLFLPINIVACDIVRESSGLALSSRNVYLSSEQKEEALKISKSIYMAGNLIAKGERDSKIVKDKIYEVLENLDVEYVKVVDKRFEEIEKIEPSNTIILVVVRFGNIRLLDNIWM
- a CDS encoding ABC transporter permease, with translation MNIFIKKLLYLIIMLFIISLISFIAINLAPNSFFASGELNPNITPEAIEQLKAIYGLDKPLYVQFFSWVYSILQLDFGISFTSGEKVKEEILSRIPITLTINIVSMILIFIISLYFGIKSAMKKDSIFDKLTNQLSLLSFSMPSFYLALVLVLVFSIKFELFPIAGLHSVPDDGSLNYYLDFAWHLALPIFIIVFGGIGSLILYIRALTIEILKSDYIFFARTRGLDNKKILRYYILPNLYPPVITLLGLSLPGVIGGSVILETIFSIDGMGLLFYQSALSHDYPVIMGILIIGAFLTLIGNMFADLVLLKLNPNYNEK
- the rimO gene encoding 30S ribosomal protein S12 methylthiotransferase RimO yields the protein MKFSEEKPKKKLHMVSLGCTKNLVDSEVMLGKLKDYELTDDETQADLIIVNTCGFIDSAKEESINTTLNLHNERKKDSVLVMAGCLSERYKDDLQKELTEIDIFTGVGDYDKIDRLVHEKRSSFSNEVFLASEENDRVITGSNYHAYVKLSEGCNQSCSFCAIPSFKGKLHSRTLESLIKEVNILVKKGFKDFSFVSQDSSSYLRDLEQNDGLEQLIDAVEKIDGVKTARILYLYPSTTTHNLIDKIADSKVFVNYFDMPLQHISSNMLKIMKRGKGAEKLIELMNYMKSKPNSFVRTTFIAGHPGESEDDFLELCKYVKNFGFDRGNVFSYSDEEGTSAETRDDKIEQELIDERASILGEIISKTTLKSLENDIGKTFEVYVDGESDEHEYLLSARKTLWAPEIDGEIYINDNEGNLPIVFGEIYEVETTELAGDKLLAKILRKV